The region tgagtcaccttggaaactGTTCTTTTTGCTTCCAAGAATGCTGCTGTCTCCCCTCTCTAGAGGTGGAAGAGCTAGTTCGAAACAAGTGAAGTCTCTTTACCATCAGTTCCTAAATTTTGAATGGGGCAGTTTGGCTAAGTTTAATGAGTCTCAGCCATCTAAGACAACCGTAGACAATCGATTAGAGACACGAAAAGCAGCTTTGAGGCTAATAAGGTGTGGAGAGCTTTCTCGAGCATCTAGAGTTCTCATGAGCTCAGGCCTGCCTCCTCCAACATCTCAAACAGTCAAGAAGCTTTCTGATAAACACCCTAAGAGCAAGAAAGAGATTTCTCAGAGAAAATGTACCAGTGACCAGATATCTTTGAGTAGGAGTCAACTCTTCAAAGCAATTCAAAGTTCTCCAAACGGATCAGGTACAGGGCCGTCAGGTTGGCGGTACGAACATTTCCGTGTCCTACTTGAGAATGAAGAGCTAGCTGATTGCCTTTATTTTGCTTGCTCTTGTATCGCTCAGGGAAACTTACCTGATCCAGTGACATCACTTTTGTCATCATCACGTCTCATCGCTTTACCAAAACCTAATGGGGATGTAAGGCCAATTGCAATAGGCGAAACCCTGCGGCGTCTCACTGCCAAAGCAATGTGCATGCAGAAAAGAAGTGATTTTGCCAACTTTTTCCATCCCCTACAGCATGGTGTGGCTACGGACGGGAGTTTAGAGATGCTTGTGCACCATGTACAACTGCTTTTGGAGGAAGACTGTGATAGGATCTTTGTGAAGACAGATGTCAAGaatgccttcaactctgtACACAGACAGCATCTGCTAGAGCAAGTGTCCTCAAGACACCCTGACATTTTACATCATGTCTCTCAAATGTATTCTAAACCTAGTTCTCTACTTTTTCAGCAAGGGGGTTCTCCAGTCATCATCCAGTCCGAGGAAGGGATTCATCAGGGTGATCCCCTGGGCCCCGCACTTTTCTCGACAGCAATACATCCAATCTTGAGTGATCTGCAGAATTCAAACCCCTCTATCAGAGTTTTGGCTTACCTTGATGATGTCTTCATGGTTGGTTTGCCCCAAGATGTCCTATCTGCTTTAGATGATCTACGACCTGCATTTGAAGCCATTGGCCTTTCAATTGCCAATCATAAATGCAAGATCTATTCTGGTTTAGACTCACCATGCCTGTCAAGTAACACAGCCTCGTCTATCCCAGTCACATCTGATGGCACAGTGATTCTTGGGACCCCAATAGGCAGGGATGATTTCATTTTTGCTTCTTGTGATGACACTGCTAAATCAGGCAGCCAGCTATGTGATAAGCTAGTAGATCTAGGGGATGTTCAGAGTgcgatgttgttgctgcgatATTGCCATGTACCTCGACTCAACCATCTTGCTCGAACAGTGTCGCCTGCATTATTACTTCCAGCGGCCAGAATCCACGACTCACTAACCAGGAAGACATTCACTCTTTTGATGGGCTACGAAAATATTGGAGATAAACCTTGGGCTCAGGCTTCCCTGCCAATCAGAGTAGGTGGATTTGGCATGACACCACTAGTATCGCTCTCTCAATGTGCGTTTGTCTCATCGTGGGCCCACAGCATCAAAGAGTTGCCAAACTATTTTTCAAGTCTGAATCAAATTCTTGATAATGTTGTCCACGGTGACCACGGTGATCCCCAGAGAGGTTCTATAGCTCAAGCTCTTCGTGAGGCGGTGCCTTCTGACAAACAACTGGAAGATATGCTACGGAATAAAAgtaaactacaaagaaaactgACACAGGATTTAGCCAGCACTGCCATCACTGACATGATTATGATAAGCTCATGCGATAGAGAGGCAGCAAGACTTCGGtctttgcaaggcaaaggGGCAGGGGCATGGATAAATACGATACCAACTTCGCAGAAGCTCGCACTAGAATCCCgcgattttcgcttggcgGCCTGCATGAGGTTGGGATTGTCTATGCCCTTCAAAGGATATATCCAAAGATGTGATTGCGGTGTCTCCCTTGATGGATCTGGCTATCATTTCTTGACATGTAAATGGGGTGGTGGGCCTGTCTGGTCCCACGAGTCCATAGCTGCAGTGTGGGCAGATTGTTTGAGAGATCTCCATATACACCACCGACGGGAACCTAGAAACAGGTACTCAAACTCAAATGACCGCCCGGATATCTCTGTTTTTGACTGTGGCTCTGGGTCTAATGTGGACCTGGACATCTCACTGGCGCACCCATGGAGCTCTGAAATCGTCAGCAGTGcagcacacacagatggagctgcagcactaaagagagaagagaagaagctgaccaaatattacaaacaactcCTTCCTGGGGGAGAATCGTTCACCATTGTCCCTTTAGtcctggagcattttggaagatggggcaaggaaTCAGAATGTTATCTACAACAATTGTCCCTCAGATCTACAGACGACTTGGGAAGACTGAACAGGGCGGAGTTTTTGCTGCAGTGGAGACAACGCATTTCAGTTcagttgcaaaaatgcaatgcgaaAGTTATCTATCGCAAGGTAGAGGGGGTGCTGAGAAGTGGCAAATAAGAAGTGTTATCTGTGAtaatagagaagaaacgtggaccaatacggtccatatatcatatatgttttttcaagtgtagtttagacagacagacagacagacagacagacagacagacagacagacagacagacagacagacagacagaccaaactttatatatagagagaagAGAGTACACAAGAGGGCAGGATTATAGGATATTATTGACTTGAGTGAAGGTTTTCCCCGAAATATGCCTCGGCTAATTAGTGAGGGAACGC is a window of Corticium candelabrum chromosome 20, ooCorCand1.1, whole genome shotgun sequence DNA encoding:
- the LOC134195838 gene encoding uncharacterized protein LOC134195838, which produces MLRNKSKLQRKLTQDLASTAITDMIMISSCDREAARLRSLQGKGAGAWINTIPTSQKLALESRDFRLAACMRLGLSMPFKGYIQRCDCGVSLDGSGYHFLTCKWGGGPVWSHESIAAVWADCLRDLHIHHRREPRNRYSNSNDRPDISVFDCGSGSNVDLDISLAHPWSSEIVSSAAHTDGAAALKREEKKLTKYYKQLLPGGESFTIVPLVLEHFGRWGKESECYLQQLSLRSTDDLGRLNRAEFLLQWRQRISVQLQKCNAKVIYRKVEGVLRSGK